From the Candidatus Krumholzibacteriota bacterium genome, one window contains:
- a CDS encoding acetate--CoA ligase family protein, with protein MKNNIDDKTARKIEKILLSALKNGRRQLFEHEVYGVLKLTGISAPEAVFIKNHNEIAKADLSGFSDCKVVCKLISPDILHRSEYGGVQFIEPEIKALSDTFLKFSKIAREAEAEFSGMMIARQLDINDNVPNQLLLSLRQEKSFGPVVTMGLGGLGTEVYKDSLKDRKGLFICSPSIVSEGNKIVRALEETFFYPAITGKTRISADVIIEEKQVQNIIGKFISLAEKFSVLSEFSPVTIEELEVNPLQISGGEVIALDALLKISTNKTLPRESSADSVKTLLNPENILLIGASAGRTNMGRIVLNNLSESKIIPNEKIFLLHPDPQVSEIEGFKTYNSLDEISGKVDLTVFTIPASDNSIALIEKLIDRSKTESLIIISGGFEETEKGKGYSERIKSSLEKKRKSSSRSPVINGPNCMGIASEPGGYNTFFIPKYKLPFDGKLGGESAFISQSGAFLVSMMSVLTDVKPSYMITVGNQLDLTISDYLISLGDNSALDIFFLYIEGFKPFDGKRFLDAAGKIIESGRKIVVYKSGRTAEGAAAVASHTAAMAGDYFIFRRLMNDAGILVADSLADFEDYMKIFSFLSGKSPGGPRVGIISDAGYECSSASDNLGGLRLAELNGKTISNLKGNMPSGIVDVKNPVDTTPAVDTANYGKCAKYLIDDPGTDCILISNVAATFTQENLEKGDGHNEDIRNKSSHPNTIISLVKSTEKPVIVSLNGGKIYDPAARMMEKAGVCVFRKIDRAIKALDKFVSYS; from the coding sequence ATGAAAAATAATATAGATGATAAAACAGCCCGGAAAATTGAGAAAATTCTCCTTTCCGCGCTCAAAAACGGCAGACGTCAACTCTTTGAACACGAAGTATACGGAGTCCTCAAGTTAACCGGGATATCCGCTCCTGAGGCCGTATTTATAAAGAATCACAATGAAATAGCCAAAGCCGATCTTTCCGGGTTTTCAGACTGCAAAGTAGTATGCAAGCTCATATCTCCCGATATTCTCCACCGCTCCGAGTACGGCGGCGTACAATTCATTGAACCGGAAATAAAAGCACTTTCCGACACTTTCCTTAAATTCTCGAAAATAGCTCGGGAAGCGGAAGCGGAATTCTCGGGAATGATGATAGCCCGGCAGCTGGATATAAATGATAATGTACCTAATCAGCTTCTCCTATCCCTACGCCAGGAAAAATCCTTCGGACCGGTTGTAACAATGGGCCTCGGCGGACTGGGAACTGAAGTATACAAAGATTCTCTCAAGGACAGAAAGGGTCTGTTTATCTGCTCCCCTTCAATTGTTTCAGAAGGCAATAAAATCGTCCGGGCGCTTGAAGAAACATTTTTTTATCCAGCTATTACGGGGAAAACCAGAATCTCCGCCGATGTTATTATAGAAGAGAAACAAGTTCAGAATATCATAGGCAAATTCATCTCTCTTGCTGAGAAGTTCTCCGTCCTTTCAGAATTTTCTCCCGTAACTATAGAAGAACTGGAGGTTAATCCCCTTCAGATATCCGGGGGAGAGGTAATCGCTCTTGACGCGCTTTTGAAAATATCAACAAACAAAACTTTACCGCGGGAGAGTTCCGCCGATTCGGTTAAAACCCTTCTTAATCCTGAAAATATTCTCCTGATCGGAGCTTCCGCCGGAAGAACCAACATGGGAAGAATAGTTCTGAATAATCTGAGCGAGAGCAAAATTATTCCCAATGAGAAAATATTCCTTCTACATCCCGACCCTCAAGTTAGTGAAATAGAAGGATTCAAAACCTATAATTCCCTTGATGAAATAAGCGGAAAAGTGGACCTCACTGTTTTTACAATTCCGGCAAGCGACAATTCCATAGCACTTATAGAGAAATTAATAGACAGATCAAAGACTGAGTCACTGATAATAATATCGGGGGGATTCGAAGAAACTGAGAAAGGAAAGGGTTATTCGGAGAGAATAAAGTCGTCTCTGGAGAAAAAACGAAAATCCTCTTCCCGCTCTCCCGTAATCAACGGCCCTAACTGTATGGGAATAGCATCCGAGCCCGGCGGCTACAATACTTTCTTCATACCGAAATACAAACTCCCTTTCGATGGGAAATTAGGCGGGGAAAGCGCGTTTATAAGCCAGAGCGGCGCGTTTCTCGTGTCTATGATGAGTGTATTAACCGATGTAAAACCATCGTATATGATAACTGTGGGAAATCAGCTCGACCTTACTATCTCCGACTATCTCATATCCCTCGGGGATAACTCCGCGCTCGATATATTCTTTCTCTACATAGAAGGTTTTAAGCCCTTCGACGGAAAAAGATTCCTTGACGCGGCAGGGAAAATAATTGAATCGGGAAGAAAGATCGTAGTTTACAAATCGGGCAGAACCGCCGAAGGAGCAGCGGCGGTAGCCTCCCATACCGCGGCTATGGCTGGAGATTACTTCATTTTCAGACGTTTAATGAACGATGCCGGCATACTGGTAGCGGATTCGCTTGCTGATTTTGAAGATTACATGAAAATATTTTCATTTCTCTCCGGGAAGAGCCCCGGCGGCCCCAGGGTAGGTATAATAAGTGACGCGGGTTATGAATGTTCCTCCGCTTCCGACAACCTCGGCGGACTGCGGCTCGCGGAATTAAACGGTAAAACCATTTCAAACCTCAAAGGTAATATGCCTTCGGGGATTGTCGATGTAAAAAACCCCGTGGATACAACACCCGCCGTGGATACCGCTAATTACGGTAAATGCGCTAAATATCTGATAGATGATCCAGGCACTGACTGCATTTTAATATCCAACGTGGCCGCGACCTTCACACAGGAAAACCTAGAGAAGGGAGATGGCCACAACGAGGATATTCGAAACAAAAGCTCTCATCCGAATACAATTATAAGCCTGGTGAAGAGTACGGAGAAACCGGTGATAGTTTCCCTTAACGGCGGCAAAATATACGACCCGGCAGCGCGAATGATGGAAAAGGCCGGAGTCTGCGTGTTTAGAAAAATCGACCGCGCAATCAAGGCCCTTGATAAATTTGTCAGCTACAGTTAG
- a CDS encoding ABC transporter ATP-binding protein: MQITIEGLNKTYRGGHKALSGLTLEINNGIFGLLGPNGAGKTTLMRILVTLIKPTSGNVTIDGYDLAENRKEIRSMIGYLPQEFQSFPKLKTWEFLDYAAELGGARSKKTRMKMVDRLLEQVGLYDSRDKRAAKLSGGMKRRLGIAQALAGNPRILIVDEPTTGLDPEERIRFRNLLSEMSEKDMIIILSTHIVGDISSTCLDMALLNSGKLAFSGAPEKLIEMAKGHTWKISATDSELEQIKEKYSVISTFPSENGWEVHLVADELERFNGETLEPGLEEAYVYFLEHYTNPDHERL; the protein is encoded by the coding sequence ATGCAAATCACCATCGAAGGACTGAACAAAACTTACAGAGGGGGACACAAAGCCCTGAGCGGGCTGACTCTGGAAATAAACAACGGTATCTTCGGGCTTCTGGGGCCTAACGGAGCGGGCAAGACAACCCTGATGAGAATCCTTGTAACTCTGATAAAGCCCACATCCGGCAATGTCACTATTGACGGTTATGATCTGGCAGAAAACAGAAAAGAGATAAGAAGCATGATAGGGTATCTCCCTCAGGAATTTCAGTCGTTTCCAAAGCTTAAGACATGGGAATTCTTAGACTACGCCGCCGAACTCGGCGGCGCGAGAAGTAAAAAAACAAGAATGAAGATGGTTGACCGGCTCTTAGAACAGGTCGGCCTATATGATTCAAGAGACAAAAGGGCCGCTAAACTCTCCGGAGGGATGAAGCGTAGACTCGGAATAGCACAGGCCCTGGCCGGAAACCCCAGAATATTGATTGTAGATGAACCTACGACAGGACTTGATCCTGAAGAACGGATCCGTTTCAGAAACCTCCTTTCAGAGATGAGCGAAAAGGATATGATCATAATTCTTTCCACTCACATTGTAGGTGATATTTCAAGTACCTGCCTTGATATGGCCCTTCTTAACTCTGGAAAACTCGCGTTTTCCGGCGCTCCGGAAAAACTTATTGAAATGGCAAAGGGACATACATGGAAGATAAGCGCGACCGACAGTGAACTTGAACAAATCAAGGAAAAATATTCCGTTATATCAACTTTCCCTTCAGAAAACGGCTGGGAAGTACATCTTGTAGCTGACGAGCTGGAAAGATTCAATGGAGAAACGCTCGAGCCCGGACTGGAAGAGGCCTATGTATACTTTCTAGAACACTATACAAACCCCGACCATGAAAGACTTTGA
- a CDS encoding secondary thiamine-phosphate synthase enzyme YjbQ, whose amino-acid sequence MKSYKKELWFNIPTRRAFVNITSEVSDCLNESGIIEGLVLVNSMHITSSIFINDDEKGLHADYERWLEDLAPHEPTDRYRHNLTGEDNGDAHLKRQVMGREVVVAVTDGELDFGPWEQIFYGEFDGRRDKRVMVKIIGE is encoded by the coding sequence ATGAAAAGTTATAAGAAGGAACTCTGGTTTAATATTCCCACAAGAAGGGCTTTTGTAAACATCACTTCAGAGGTCAGTGACTGTTTGAATGAAAGCGGCATCATCGAGGGGCTTGTACTTGTAAATTCTATGCACATCACTTCCAGCATCTTTATCAATGATGACGAGAAGGGTCTTCACGCCGATTATGAGAGGTGGCTGGAAGATCTGGCTCCTCATGAACCTACCGACAGATACAGGCACAATCTGACCGGTGAGGATAATGGAGACGCTCACCTGAAACGCCAGGTCATGGGGCGGGAGGTTGTTGTAGCCGTTACTGATGGCGAGCTCGATTTTGGTCCCTGGGAGCAGATATTCTACGGCGAATTCGACGGCAGAAGAGATAAACGCGTTATGGTTAAGATTATCGGAGAGTAG
- a CDS encoding ATP-binding protein, whose amino-acid sequence MNNPFKFGEAVTGEYFTNRRKEIKDIKEYIKSAQNLFIYSQRRLGKTSLIKTVLKRFEADSSVITIYVDLQRASTPGQFIEVYAKSITKAFSTKQEKIEKITGFFQKLMPSFEYTEGGNFKVSFDFSRTASGMGKALEEVYEIPQRIAEKYNKRVAVVFDEFQEISKYNGIEFEKNLRSFVQHHSGVCYIFMGSKTHVIRDMFENADRAFYQAAKIYPIDTISKEDLIKFIQERFGSTGRKIDEILAGEIANLSQNSPFHVQMLCSQIWLEGGGIINKEDVDAAVESLMHTQNELYYSWYNNVSMHQRAVLGCLSRETEIFSNDVRLKNNLGSTSTVQSSVKTLVNKNYVVKRDKKYEIYDPFFRIWLRKNTL is encoded by the coding sequence ATGAATAACCCCTTTAAATTCGGCGAAGCTGTCACCGGCGAGTATTTTACCAACAGGCGTAAAGAGATTAAGGATATAAAAGAGTATATAAAATCCGCGCAGAATCTTTTTATTTACTCCCAGAGAAGACTGGGAAAAACCTCTCTGATAAAAACGGTTCTGAAAAGATTTGAGGCAGACTCTTCTGTAATCACAATTTATGTTGATTTGCAAAGGGCTTCCACTCCCGGCCAGTTCATAGAAGTTTACGCGAAGTCCATAACTAAAGCCTTTTCGACTAAACAAGAAAAGATTGAAAAGATAACAGGCTTTTTCCAGAAGTTGATGCCGTCTTTTGAATACACAGAAGGAGGAAATTTTAAGGTTTCCTTTGATTTTTCCAGAACCGCCTCGGGTATGGGGAAGGCCCTGGAAGAGGTATACGAAATACCTCAAAGAATAGCGGAAAAATATAACAAAAGAGTCGCGGTGGTATTTGATGAATTTCAAGAAATCTCAAAATATAACGGCATTGAGTTTGAAAAAAATCTGAGGTCGTTTGTTCAACATCACAGCGGAGTTTGTTATATATTTATGGGGAGCAAAACTCACGTTATAAGAGATATGTTTGAAAATGCCGACAGGGCCTTTTATCAAGCCGCGAAGATTTATCCTATTGACACTATTTCCAAAGAAGATTTGATTAAATTTATTCAAGAAAGATTTGGATCAACCGGCAGGAAAATTGATGAAATACTTGCCGGAGAAATAGCGAATTTATCGCAAAACAGCCCTTTTCATGTACAGATGCTCTGCTCGCAAATATGGCTGGAAGGGGGCGGGATAATTAATAAAGAAGATGTTGATGCTGCTGTTGAGAGTCTAATGCATACTCAAAATGAGTTGTATTACAGTTGGTACAACAATGTATCAATGCATCAGAGAGCAGTTCTGGGATGTCTGTCAAGAGAAACAGAAATTTTTTCAAATGATGTGAGGCTAAAAAATAATCTGGGCTCGACTTCGACTGTTCAGTCATCCGTGAAGACTCTCGTAAATAAAAATTATGTTGTTAAAAGAGATAAAAAATATGAGATCTACGATCCTTTTTTCAGAATATGGCTTAGAAAAAATACATTATAG
- a CDS encoding TolC family protein — protein sequence MKKILFTKSLRVFLLAGAFIIPLISHNLRAAQTLTLEKALEISMEKSPSIRQSRLNLKRSRASLDAARARLKSKFSLSLTPLNYSNNRNFDDFSSTWYTRETKQSSGQFTIEQPIKWTDGTLSLINRFSWRESYSSQVDKTDRTYTNDFYINFQQPIFTYNRTKLELENLELDLERNRLQYIIQRLSLEKQVTEYFFNIYQTKKSLEIAEEDFKNKTGSYNIMKNKVKAGIGKKEDLYQAELNMAKSKSDLQDRRVQLEDALDNFKKLLGISIYDEISIAADVSYMPLEIDLKKAIDHGIKNRMEIRQSKIDIRNAENDLIETSANNEFKGNIDLSYGSTGMDEEFSNLYDSPDKDQQFRVTLEVPLWDWGEKESMIEASKATIDSRKLDLENEKKDIMIGIRETYRNLRNQVTQIEIADQNVRLSKLTYEINLERFKNGDLTSKDLNDYQNQLSREKNSKISALIQYKLYILEMKIKSLWDFENNCSVLDQMQ from the coding sequence ATGAAAAAAATATTATTTACAAAATCCCTTCGGGTTTTCCTTCTTGCCGGCGCATTTATAATTCCCCTTATAAGTCATAATCTACGCGCCGCTCAAACACTAACACTTGAAAAAGCCCTTGAGATATCCATGGAAAAAAGCCCCTCTATCCGGCAGTCGAGACTGAACTTGAAACGAAGCAGGGCGTCACTTGACGCCGCCAGAGCCCGGCTTAAATCAAAATTCAGCCTCTCTCTTACTCCGCTTAACTATTCAAACAACAGGAATTTCGACGATTTCTCCTCTACCTGGTACACACGGGAAACAAAACAATCCTCGGGGCAATTTACAATCGAGCAGCCTATTAAATGGACAGACGGAACTCTTTCTCTTATAAACAGATTTTCCTGGAGGGAATCGTACAGCAGCCAGGTAGATAAAACAGACAGGACATACACAAACGATTTCTATATCAACTTCCAGCAGCCTATTTTCACTTATAACAGAACCAAGCTGGAACTTGAGAATCTGGAGCTGGACCTTGAAAGAAACAGGCTGCAGTATATTATCCAGCGCCTCTCGCTCGAAAAACAGGTCACCGAGTATTTCTTTAACATTTATCAGACTAAGAAGAGTCTGGAAATCGCCGAAGAAGATTTTAAGAACAAAACCGGCAGCTATAATATAATGAAGAATAAGGTTAAAGCCGGTATCGGAAAGAAAGAGGACCTCTATCAGGCCGAGCTAAATATGGCCAAGAGCAAATCAGATCTGCAGGACCGGCGCGTACAATTGGAAGACGCGCTGGATAATTTCAAGAAACTCCTCGGAATTTCAATCTACGATGAAATTTCAATAGCGGCTGACGTTTCCTATATGCCCCTCGAGATCGATCTGAAAAAAGCGATTGACCATGGTATAAAAAACCGTATGGAAATACGCCAGTCTAAAATTGATATCAGAAACGCGGAGAACGACCTTATCGAAACAAGCGCCAACAATGAATTCAAGGGAAATATAGACCTCTCATACGGAAGCACCGGAATGGATGAAGAGTTCAGCAATCTCTACGATTCTCCGGATAAAGACCAGCAATTCCGTGTAACACTGGAAGTCCCCCTCTGGGACTGGGGCGAGAAGGAATCCATGATTGAAGCCTCAAAAGCAACGATTGATTCCAGAAAACTCGATCTTGAAAATGAAAAAAAGGATATAATGATCGGAATAAGAGAGACATACCGAAACCTGCGGAATCAGGTAACACAGATCGAGATCGCGGATCAGAATGTCCGCCTGTCCAAACTGACATATGAGATTAATCTTGAACGGTTTAAAAACGGAGACCTGACCAGCAAAGACCTCAATGATTACCAGAACCAGCTTTCACGCGAGAAAAATTCAAAGATTTCAGCGCTCATCCAATACAAACTCTATATTCTTGAAATGAAGATCAAATCCCTCTGGGATTTTGAAAATAATTGTTCAGTCTTAGACCAGATGCAATAA
- a CDS encoding efflux RND transporter periplasmic adaptor subunit, whose translation MKRIIIFITALLFLSSCGGDDLGSDSSLPTPVSVTIIKPSSIKEYITATGTIKAVKSASINSKSAGSYRLEENPRTGKPFAVGDHVKRGELIISLENPELKNNIKIKSKKLELETSRLEYEKQNSLYDKGGVTYRELKDAERASIEAKYNYEYAKIQLSKLKTLAPFEGIIANLHYYTPGAELESGAMLVEVMNYNSLYLELNIPGRDFDRVEAGQKARVTHYTLTEDTLYGEVSQKEPTINPDTRSFMTRITADNPDLLFRPGMFVKSEITIAEKDSAIVIAKDIIQIKGKGKTVYTVRKGAANERVIETGIENPDSVEVISGLDVNDRLVVKGFETLQHHSKVKVLR comes from the coding sequence GTGAAAAGAATTATAATATTTATTACCGCTCTTTTATTTTTAAGCTCCTGCGGCGGCGATGATCTTGGTTCAGACAGCAGTCTTCCAACTCCCGTCTCTGTAACAATAATCAAACCTTCATCGATAAAAGAATATATAACTGCTACAGGGACTATTAAAGCGGTTAAAAGCGCTTCGATCAACTCTAAAAGCGCCGGATCCTATAGACTCGAAGAGAACCCCCGTACCGGAAAACCCTTCGCGGTGGGTGATCATGTAAAAAGAGGCGAACTTATAATATCTCTTGAAAACCCGGAGCTGAAAAACAATATCAAAATAAAGTCGAAGAAACTCGAACTTGAAACCTCCAGGCTCGAATATGAAAAGCAGAACTCTCTATACGACAAGGGGGGAGTTACATACCGAGAGCTAAAAGACGCCGAGAGAGCAAGTATAGAGGCAAAGTACAATTATGAATACGCTAAAATACAGCTTTCAAAGCTTAAGACACTCGCCCCTTTTGAAGGTATAATCGCAAACCTTCACTACTATACTCCGGGAGCAGAGCTGGAATCGGGGGCGATGCTCGTTGAGGTAATGAATTATAATTCCCTCTATCTCGAACTGAATATTCCCGGAAGGGATTTTGACCGCGTAGAGGCCGGACAGAAAGCGCGAGTTACACATTACACTCTCACTGAAGATACACTTTACGGGGAAGTTTCGCAGAAAGAACCGACTATAAATCCGGATACAAGGTCATTTATGACTAGAATAACCGCCGATAATCCCGATCTCCTTTTCAGACCTGGTATGTTCGTTAAATCTGAAATAACTATAGCCGAAAAGGACAGCGCCATTGTAATCGCCAAAGACATTATCCAAATAAAGGGAAAGGGGAAAACGGTCTATACAGTGCGCAAGGGCGCCGCTAATGAAAGGGTTATCGAAACGGGGATTGAAAACCCGGACAGTGTTGAAGTAATTAGCGGGCTTGACGTTAATGACCGCCTGGTTGTCAAGGGATTTGAAACACTCCAACATCATTCAAAGGTAAAGGTGCTTAGATAA
- a CDS encoding efflux RND transporter permease subunit, which produces MEKISRFSVNQPVTVMMFVLAILLIGAISFQRLGIEILPDLNNPRLFIELETGERPPGEIENLFIEQIESLASRQRGVTDVTSKIKTGSALTTVKYSWDTDMDEAFLNLQKTVTDFGQQIDVEDISISQYDPNARPVMTIALAHPEIDDMNDLRLVAEDYIQNELIRVDGIAEVKISGEEEKEVVIETDSYRLDAFGVTTSDISNRINSFNQNISGGSVVEMGLKYIIKGVSIFESLDDIKNLIITYKKKAEGEEERSESSPVYLKDVAVVTERNKDPENIVYLNGKRCVGLGIYKETKFNTVEAAEKVTARLSGIRKALPGYRYRQ; this is translated from the coding sequence ATGGAAAAGATTTCCAGATTTTCAGTTAACCAGCCCGTAACGGTTATGATGTTCGTGCTGGCGATTTTGCTTATAGGCGCGATATCTTTTCAACGTCTCGGCATCGAAATCCTGCCAGACCTTAACAATCCCAGACTGTTCATAGAACTGGAGACCGGCGAGCGTCCCCCCGGAGAGATTGAAAATCTCTTCATAGAACAGATTGAATCACTGGCAAGCAGGCAGAGAGGTGTTACCGACGTTACCTCGAAGATCAAAACAGGTTCAGCTCTTACTACCGTTAAGTACAGCTGGGATACCGATATGGACGAGGCCTTTCTCAATCTACAGAAAACCGTGACAGATTTTGGTCAGCAGATTGACGTCGAAGACATCTCTATATCCCAGTACGACCCGAACGCCCGGCCTGTGATGACGATAGCTCTCGCCCATCCAGAAATTGACGATATGAACGACCTCAGGTTAGTAGCAGAAGATTATATTCAGAACGAACTGATCCGCGTCGACGGTATAGCTGAAGTTAAAATATCCGGCGAAGAGGAAAAAGAGGTTGTAATTGAAACCGACAGCTATCGCCTGGACGCTTTCGGAGTGACAACATCTGATATTTCAAACCGAATCAACAGCTTCAATCAGAATATATCGGGAGGCTCTGTAGTCGAAATGGGGCTTAAATACATCATCAAAGGTGTAAGTATCTTCGAATCTTTAGATGATATAAAGAATCTTATTATTACTTACAAAAAAAAAGCGGAGGGCGAAGAAGAAAGGAGTGAATCTTCCCCGGTTTACCTGAAAGATGTGGCAGTTGTAACAGAAAGGAACAAAGATCCTGAAAATATCGTTTATCTAAACGGCAAGAGATGCGTGGGGCTGGGCATATACAAAGAAACGAAGTTTAATACAGTTGAAGCGGCTGAAAAGGTCACCGCGAGACTATCGGGTATCAGAAAGGCCCTTCCCGGCTATCGTTATAGACAATAG
- a CDS encoding efflux RND transporter permease subunit, with amino-acid sequence MVENQADYVNSAIDEVQQTALIGIFLAVLILFVFLRRIGATAIISVSIPISVIATFTLMYFKGLTLNIMTLGGLALGAGMLVDNSIVVVESIVRNIESGMGIKDSAARGTAQVSGAITAATITTIIVFLPIVYIHGVAGELFKDQALTVAFSLLSSLVVAVLVIPMLSIKTLKARPAVTIAPEERFLNYGRFLSRVLKKRWMVIGCSALIVASAALLIPVVGNEFIPDTKTNEFSINLELPSGTELKRTARTVEEIEDITRALFGNEINMIYSVAGPVDQITSEAAAVFHDENTATVKIILKNNHRTGSRVMIDRLSRELSGTAGMDVQFVEDKSSLQSILGTGSAPVVIEVTGHNLSRLKSITREIKEKLQTNKDLFNIETTFEGGRPEIEIHIDRTRAGLYGIGIDDITTQLKNRLMGKTAGSWNNNGAKKDITIRFPESSAGELGNFYINKNGSNTLLSDISTSVKGYAPEEINRRNQKRTGMVSAYYKEGKTFNHVIGDIEEQLSSLELPADYAIGLLGDEKKRRDSFENLKFALLLSIVLVYMVLASQFESLTKPFSILLTIPLAGVGVVAIFLAAGKPLSIMAYIGIIMLAGIAVNDSIILVDTISRIRRAGNAKEPAIIKAARQRIRPIIMTSATTILALLPLTLGFGEGADLRAPMALAVIGGLVTSTILTLVVIPCVYYVLDRSE; translated from the coding sequence ATAGTAGAAAATCAGGCGGATTATGTTAATTCCGCGATAGATGAAGTCCAGCAGACCGCGCTCATCGGAATATTCCTCGCCGTGTTGATACTCTTTGTGTTCCTGAGAAGGATCGGGGCAACAGCTATAATAAGCGTTTCGATACCCATTTCAGTTATTGCGACATTTACCCTCATGTATTTTAAGGGACTTACTTTGAATATTATGACCCTCGGAGGGCTCGCTCTGGGCGCCGGGATGCTTGTGGATAACTCTATTGTAGTTGTAGAGAGTATTGTAAGAAACATAGAATCCGGAATGGGGATAAAAGACTCTGCCGCCCGCGGCACGGCCCAGGTGAGCGGAGCCATTACGGCGGCTACCATAACGACTATAATCGTCTTCCTTCCTATTGTCTATATTCACGGTGTCGCGGGAGAGCTCTTCAAGGACCAGGCGCTTACCGTCGCCTTCTCCCTCCTATCCTCTCTTGTAGTAGCCGTTCTTGTTATCCCCATGCTGAGTATCAAAACTCTTAAAGCCCGCCCCGCCGTCACTATAGCTCCAGAAGAACGCTTCTTAAATTACGGAAGGTTTCTCTCGCGCGTCCTTAAGAAACGCTGGATGGTAATAGGATGCTCCGCACTTATCGTCGCGTCAGCAGCCCTTCTTATCCCCGTGGTTGGAAACGAATTCATCCCCGATACTAAGACAAATGAATTTTCCATCAATCTAGAGCTTCCTTCAGGCACGGAGCTTAAGCGCACGGCGAGAACGGTAGAAGAAATCGAAGATATCACCCGCGCCCTCTTCGGTAATGAAATAAATATGATATACAGCGTGGCAGGGCCCGTTGACCAGATAACATCAGAGGCCGCGGCTGTCTTTCATGACGAGAACACCGCAACTGTAAAAATAATTCTTAAAAACAATCATAGAACCGGAAGCCGTGTAATGATTGACCGCCTCAGCCGGGAACTTTCAGGCACAGCCGGCATGGATGTTCAATTTGTAGAAGATAAATCTTCACTTCAGTCCATACTGGGCACGGGGTCCGCCCCCGTTGTAATTGAAGTAACAGGTCATAATCTAAGCCGTCTAAAATCGATCACACGGGAGATAAAAGAAAAGCTTCAGACCAATAAAGATCTGTTCAATATAGAAACTACATTCGAAGGGGGGCGCCCCGAAATTGAGATTCATATAGACCGAACCCGCGCGGGTCTCTACGGGATCGGAATAGACGACATCACTACGCAGCTTAAAAACAGGCTTATGGGCAAAACGGCCGGAAGCTGGAACAATAACGGCGCTAAAAAGGATATAACAATCAGATTTCCTGAAAGCTCCGCCGGCGAACTCGGCAATTTCTACATAAATAAAAACGGAAGCAATACACTTCTCAGCGATATCTCCACCTCGGTCAAAGGATACGCTCCGGAGGAAATAAACAGAAGGAATCAGAAAAGAACCGGTATGGTTTCAGCTTATTACAAGGAAGGTAAAACGTTTAATCATGTAATAGGCGACATCGAGGAACAACTGAGCTCGCTCGAACTGCCGGCAGATTACGCTATAGGGCTTCTCGGAGATGAAAAGAAAAGGAGAGATTCATTTGAAAACCTCAAATTCGCCCTCCTTCTATCAATCGTTCTCGTCTACATGGTGCTTGCTTCTCAGTTTGAATCACTGACGAAGCCCTTTTCGATCCTTCTTACGATCCCCCTTGCCGGAGTCGGGGTCGTAGCTATATTCCTGGCTGCCGGAAAACCATTAAGTATCATGGCGTACATAGGCATAATAATGCTCGCGGGCATAGCGGTAAACGATTCGATAATACTTGTAGATACTATCAGCAGAATAAGAAGGGCAGGAAACGCCAAGGAACCCGCTATAATAAAAGCCGCGAGGCAGAGAATACGCCCGATTATCATGACGAGCGCGACTACAATACTCGCGCTTCTCCCCCTCACCCTCGGATTCGGCGAAGGCGCGGATCTAAGAGCTCCTATGGCCCTGGCTGTGATAGGAGGGCTGGTTACATCAACAATATTAACTCTTGTTGTTATACCATGTGTTTACTACGTTCTGGACAGAAGTGAATGA